From a region of the Pseudonocardia sp. T1-2H genome:
- a CDS encoding ATP-binding protein, translating into MGSLTSHRRGRRTNGHRSAGELLTTFGAAPAPAAAPAPGEHGGEPDGRINRPLAPRRGHGDPGRGWAPVEAAARVPVYQAATSEIGGVFPLLAANGVPAVGARMGYDTLSGGAFYCHPIEWLLRGIATNPNIVIFGEPGRGKSSTVVAFVLRMMLFGIKTLISGDVKGEYTPLLRALGITPIALGRGSPARLNALDLGPLASKWDGWSVSRQREELSGVLGRWTKLLAALAETQGYSPTVTDELVLATVLRRLVGAGDGYTRLRPVTIPDVARELADPDEALWRDARFAGRREFLDHTRLITDALHNLIVGPLAGLFDEPTNFTLDFDAPIQSMDLSLLRSRGDQAIAVALTCLGSWSSMITDLQDDGDIRIVVRDEVWRQMRLGLRAVHAVDSDLRLSRAERKIQLLVMHKPSDLLSVGAVGSQEVSIAKDLLALCSTRILLGQSTRVADELATELALTEREQEVAGGWAMERRGRALWKIENNPGYKVQTVLSGTEMRIFDTNAQLRAHPGPA; encoded by the coding sequence ATGGGCTCGCTCACCTCCCACCGCCGCGGACGGCGGACCAACGGACACCGCTCGGCCGGGGAGCTGCTCACCACGTTCGGCGCTGCCCCGGCCCCCGCCGCGGCTCCGGCTCCGGGCGAGCACGGCGGCGAACCCGACGGGCGGATCAACCGGCCGCTGGCCCCACGCCGCGGGCACGGTGACCCGGGGCGGGGATGGGCGCCGGTCGAGGCCGCTGCCCGGGTTCCGGTCTACCAGGCCGCGACCTCGGAGATCGGCGGGGTGTTCCCGCTGCTCGCCGCGAACGGGGTGCCCGCGGTCGGGGCCCGCATGGGCTACGACACCCTCTCCGGCGGCGCGTTCTACTGCCACCCCATCGAATGGCTGCTGCGCGGCATCGCGACCAACCCCAACATCGTCATCTTCGGCGAACCCGGCCGCGGCAAGTCCTCCACGGTGGTGGCGTTCGTGCTGCGGATGATGCTGTTCGGGATCAAGACCCTCATCTCCGGCGACGTCAAGGGCGAGTACACCCCGCTGCTGCGCGCGCTCGGGATCACCCCGATCGCGCTCGGCCGGGGCAGCCCGGCCCGGCTCAACGCCTTGGACCTGGGCCCGCTCGCGTCCAAGTGGGACGGATGGTCGGTCTCGCGGCAGCGCGAGGAGCTCTCCGGGGTGCTCGGTCGCTGGACCAAGCTGCTCGCCGCGCTCGCCGAGACCCAGGGCTACTCCCCCACGGTCACCGACGAGCTCGTGCTCGCCACCGTGCTGCGCCGCCTGGTCGGGGCCGGGGACGGCTACACCCGGCTGCGCCCGGTGACCATCCCCGACGTCGCCCGCGAGCTCGCCGACCCCGACGAGGCGCTGTGGCGTGACGCCCGCTTCGCCGGGCGCCGGGAGTTCCTCGACCACACCCGCCTGATCACCGACGCCCTGCACAACCTGATCGTCGGCCCGCTGGCCGGGCTGTTCGACGAGCCCACCAACTTCACCCTCGACTTCGACGCCCCGATCCAGTCGATGGACCTGTCGCTGCTGCGCTCGCGGGGGGATCAGGCGATCGCCGTCGCGCTGACCTGCCTCGGCTCCTGGTCCTCGATGATCACCGACCTGCAGGACGACGGCGACATTCGCATCGTCGTGCGCGACGAGGTGTGGCGGCAGATGCGCCTGGGGCTGCGCGCGGTGCACGCCGTGGACTCCGACCTGCGCCTGTCCCGGGCCGAACGCAAGATCCAGCTGCTGGTCATGCACAAGCCCTCGGACCTGCTCTCGGTCGGCGCGGTCGGCTCCCAGGAGGTCTCGATCGCCAAGGACCTCCTCGCGCTGTGCTCCACCCGGATCCTGCTCGGACAGTCCACCCGGGTCGCCGACGAGCTGGCCACCGAGCTCGCGCTCACCGAGCGCGAGCAGGAGGTCGCCGGCGGGTGGGCGATGGAACGCCGCGGCCGCGCCCTGTGGAAGATCGAGAACAACCCCGGCTACAAGGTCCAGACCGTGCTCTCGGGCACCGAGATGCGGATCTTCGACACCAACGCCCAGCTGCGCGCCCACCCCGGCCCCGCCTGA
- a CDS encoding C40 family peptidase: MTAAWAAAGVPIPAGTVNQKFAGTPASLGQLSPGDLVFIPGSLGSASNPRHVGMYAGNGIIVNAYDDTTGVILQPVSQWADQVVAVRHLAGPVGEPAAGSVLAAGAPA; the protein is encoded by the coding sequence ATGACCGCGGCCTGGGCCGCCGCCGGGGTGCCGATCCCCGCCGGCACGGTCAACCAGAAGTTCGCCGGCACCCCCGCCTCCCTCGGGCAGCTCTCCCCCGGCGACCTGGTGTTCATCCCGGGCTCGCTCGGCAGCGCCAGCAACCCTCGACACGTCGGCATGTACGCCGGGAACGGAATCATCGTGAACGCCTACGACGACACCACCGGCGTCATCCTCCAACCGGTCTCGCAATGGGCCGACCAGGTCGTCGCCGTCCGCCACCTCGCCGGCCCGGTCGGCGAACCCGCTGCCGGCTCGGTCCTCGCCGCCGGGGCTCCCGCATGA
- a CDS encoding type IV secretory system conjugative DNA transfer family protein, giving the protein MSPRARGDRSPTADRDLALAGLGMAALALLAGLGALLATALVVATSLLGGPLAWPAPGGWLLLVARILTHPTDPGRAAGPPWDDQVSGHAGVYWGTAAVLLVLATAVLATVIRFGWKRWGPTGPGHASRAEIRRELSLQAARRTAAWTRPGLSPSERKRAPLAEVAAPLHRSAIGAMCTPLENPTGTLAPTQSGKTRRDLVHKAIDAPGALLCSTTKPDLLEFAALARTRRVLAGPVLVYDATGTTTWPARLRWSPISGCDDTQVAYQRAHTMVEASAVAVEAGGGGGAGNDRVFRERATFVLAAYLLAAALNGRGVDSLIRWATAKPADTEPVALLEPYYPQIAANLHSEIGMVARTADAVWMSVRRVIEPLLDPHLRDLCSPHPGKGFDARTFIGNQGSLFLIAGQHHAARAIPLLTALTEHWLTTAQQMGLEYPSRRLDPPATAVLDELPTATPIPSLPDIISDSAGRGMVIHWAAQSLAQLEDTFTEPRARQLLDNTTTLSVWGALKDTDALEWLSTLSGHHERIRHQTHSDSFFSPGRGSIGTETTPTYRPGDIRTLERGTVLVIHRSLRPIRASTVDVSERPDWKQLRADSAAIRAAMPPVDDLGYRLDVRHAPGQRTPQIR; this is encoded by the coding sequence ATGAGCCCCCGCGCCCGCGGCGACCGCTCCCCCACCGCGGACCGCGACCTCGCCCTGGCCGGACTCGGGATGGCCGCCCTCGCCCTGCTCGCCGGGCTGGGCGCGCTCCTCGCCACCGCGCTGGTCGTGGCGACGTCCCTGCTCGGCGGCCCCCTCGCCTGGCCCGCCCCCGGCGGCTGGCTGCTGCTGGTCGCCCGGATCCTCACCCACCCCACCGACCCCGGCCGCGCCGCCGGACCGCCGTGGGACGACCAGGTCAGTGGGCACGCGGGCGTCTACTGGGGCACCGCCGCAGTTCTGCTCGTTCTTGCCACCGCCGTCCTGGCGACCGTCATCCGGTTCGGGTGGAAGCGGTGGGGGCCGACCGGGCCCGGGCACGCTTCCCGCGCGGAGATCCGCCGCGAGCTCTCGCTGCAGGCCGCGCGCCGGACAGCCGCGTGGACCCGTCCGGGCCTGTCGCCGTCCGAGCGCAAACGCGCCCCGCTGGCCGAGGTCGCCGCCCCGCTGCACCGCAGCGCGATCGGGGCGATGTGCACACCGCTGGAGAACCCGACCGGCACGCTGGCCCCGACCCAATCCGGCAAGACCCGCCGCGACCTGGTGCACAAGGCGATCGACGCCCCCGGCGCGCTGCTGTGCTCGACGACGAAACCCGACCTGCTCGAGTTCGCCGCGCTGGCCCGCACCCGCCGGGTCCTCGCCGGCCCGGTCCTGGTCTACGACGCCACCGGCACCACCACCTGGCCCGCGCGGCTGCGCTGGTCCCCCATCAGCGGCTGCGACGACACCCAGGTCGCCTACCAGCGCGCGCACACCATGGTCGAGGCCTCCGCCGTCGCCGTGGAGGCCGGCGGAGGCGGCGGCGCCGGGAACGACCGGGTCTTCCGCGAACGCGCCACCTTCGTCCTCGCCGCCTACCTGCTCGCCGCCGCGCTCAACGGCCGCGGGGTCGACTCGCTGATCCGGTGGGCCACCGCCAAACCCGCCGACACCGAACCCGTCGCGCTGCTCGAGCCCTATTACCCGCAGATCGCCGCGAACCTGCACTCCGAGATCGGGATGGTCGCCCGCACCGCCGACGCGGTCTGGATGTCGGTGCGCCGGGTCATCGAGCCGCTGCTCGACCCGCACCTGCGCGACCTGTGCTCGCCGCACCCCGGCAAGGGGTTCGACGCGCGGACGTTCATCGGCAACCAGGGCAGCCTGTTCCTCATCGCCGGGCAGCACCACGCGGCCCGGGCCATCCCGCTGCTGACCGCGCTGACCGAGCACTGGCTCACCACCGCCCAGCAGATGGGCCTGGAATACCCGAGCCGCCGGCTCGACCCGCCCGCCACCGCGGTCCTCGACGAGCTGCCCACCGCGACCCCGATCCCGTCGCTGCCCGACATCATCTCCGACTCCGCCGGCCGCGGAATGGTCATCCACTGGGCCGCGCAGTCCCTCGCCCAGCTCGAGGACACCTTCACCGAACCCCGCGCCCGCCAGCTCCTGGACAACACCACCACGCTGAGCGTGTGGGGCGCGCTCAAGGACACCGACGCCCTCGAATGGCTCTCCACCCTGTCCGGCCACCACGAACGCATCCGCCACCAGACCCACTCCGACAGCTTCTTCTCCCCCGGCCGCGGCTCGATCGGCACCGAAACCACCCCCACCTACCGGCCGGGCGACATCCGCACCCTTGAGCGCGGCACCGTGCTGGTGATCCATCGCTCGCTGCGCCCGATCCGGGCCAGCACCGTCGACGTCTCCGAACGACCCGACTGGAAACAGCTGCGCGCGGACTCCGCCGCGATCCGCGCCGCGATGCCCCCGGTCGACGACCTCGGCTACAGACTCGACGTCAGGCACGCTCCCGGCCAGCGGACGCCGCAGATCCGATGA
- a CDS encoding molybdopterin cofactor-binding domain-containing protein produces the protein MRSGSINPLIADGQIIGAIAQGLGIALLEEAAFDPETGQPMATSYLDYVIPLSEDVPDITIEHHVTPSPIITGGFKGVGESGIQPPPATVGNAVANAVPEIAAGLTATPLSPSRIWTLLEDAGLEG, from the coding sequence TTGCGGTCTGGAAGCATCAATCCGCTGATCGCCGACGGCCAGATCATCGGCGCCATCGCCCAAGGTCTCGGAATCGCGTTGCTGGAGGAGGCGGCCTTCGACCCGGAGACCGGGCAGCCGATGGCGACGTCGTACCTGGACTACGTGATCCCGTTGTCCGAGGACGTCCCCGACATCACCATCGAGCACCATGTCACTCCGAGCCCGATCATCACCGGCGGGTTCAAGGGCGTGGGCGAGAGCGGTATCCAGCCACCCCCAGCGACGGTCGGGAACGCGGTCGCGAACGCGGTACCCGAGATCGCCGCCGGGCTGACGGCGACCCCGCTGTCGCCGTCGCGGATCTGGACGCTGCTGGAAGACGCCGGGCTAGAAGGCTGA
- a CDS encoding alpha/beta fold hydrolase yields the protein MTTGDFQTHYIEDGSGDPVILLHGGGAGADSSSNWSTCLPLFGKRKRVIAMDMVGFGHTDKPDPGTFTYSQDARNSQVLAFIEELGLERVSIVGNSMGGATALGVAMRRPDLVENLVLMGSAGVPGDTKMSPALEPVMNYDFTLEGMRRIIAVLANPDYVASDEQIRYRYELSVKADTKAAYTAIMGWVRENGFGYSFDEIKRVKTRTLVVNGKDDEVVPIANAYKFLELLENSTGYLMPHCRHWAMIEYPDIFSSVALDFIDAYGADEN from the coding sequence GTGACCACCGGTGACTTTCAAACGCACTACATCGAGGATGGCTCCGGCGACCCGGTCATCCTGCTACACGGCGGGGGCGCCGGGGCGGACAGCTCCTCGAACTGGAGCACCTGCCTGCCCCTGTTTGGCAAACGCAAGCGGGTCATCGCCATGGACATGGTCGGCTTCGGGCACACCGACAAGCCCGATCCCGGAACCTTTACCTACAGCCAGGACGCGCGCAACTCCCAGGTCCTTGCATTCATTGAGGAACTCGGGCTGGAGCGGGTCAGCATCGTGGGCAACTCCATGGGCGGGGCAACTGCGCTGGGCGTAGCGATGCGCCGGCCTGACCTCGTCGAGAATCTCGTTCTGATGGGCAGTGCCGGGGTACCCGGCGACACCAAGATGAGCCCCGCGCTCGAACCGGTCATGAACTACGACTTCACGCTCGAGGGCATGCGGAGGATTATCGCCGTGCTAGCCAACCCCGATTACGTGGCCAGCGACGAGCAGATCCGCTATCGCTACGAGCTCTCAGTGAAGGCGGACACCAAGGCCGCCTATACTGCCATCATGGGGTGGGTGCGCGAGAATGGGTTCGGATATTCATTCGACGAAATCAAGAGAGTGAAGACCCGCACCCTTGTGGTCAACGGCAAGGACGATGAGGTCGTCCCAATTGCTAACGCTTACAAGTTCCTGGAGCTACTGGAGAACTCGACAGGATACCTGATGCCGCACTGTCGCCATTGGGCAATGATCGAGTACCCGGACATTTTCTCGAGCGTTGCCCTCGATTTCATCGATGCCTACGGCGCGGACGAAAACTGA
- a CDS encoding Rieske 2Fe-2S domain-containing protein: MSVSTGARGLAGANHEQAHPEPARYEDAVLGFRNHWYPAMFSSDIRETEIKTLKLLGEDILLKRVDGHVYAVRDECLHRGFQFSAKPECFTKNTITCWFHGFTYSFKDGSLVGIPSDPESKLIGKLKLHSYPVEEHKGMLFVFVGDLNPPPPLADDLQPGFLDEDRYIVPFHQEEVASNWRIAADSASEFNHTFIHKEDDLIHYWRQPLPFAETPRSDNPYEGFTLHEGPGPKGFTDSFTDVIPVFEFKIECDDEVEVVRSAYNPMTEQGSLSVQAIDATLTLPCGLRIGPWGANPGDPASADYVQYEWYVPVDETHHRYIIAWAKKVSSEVEALKVEHDVRTRWSYIAYDGFNASDVRANEGSQRAYSEDGYEFGEKENLSRIDAYVLTWRRLAAKHNRGLQVRYGGKK, translated from the coding sequence ATGAGCGTTTCTACCGGTGCTCGTGGACTGGCGGGAGCCAACCACGAGCAGGCGCACCCCGAGCCGGCAAGGTATGAGGACGCCGTCCTCGGATTCCGCAATCACTGGTATCCGGCCATGTTCAGCTCGGATATCAGGGAGACTGAGATCAAGACGCTCAAGCTCCTGGGCGAGGACATCCTGCTCAAGCGCGTGGACGGCCACGTTTACGCCGTCCGGGACGAATGTTTGCATCGAGGGTTCCAGTTCTCGGCCAAGCCAGAGTGCTTTACGAAGAACACCATTACCTGCTGGTTCCACGGCTTCACCTACAGCTTCAAGGACGGCAGTCTCGTCGGGATTCCGTCGGACCCGGAGAGCAAGTTGATCGGGAAGCTAAAGCTGCACTCATACCCTGTCGAGGAGCACAAGGGTATGCTGTTCGTCTTCGTCGGAGATCTGAACCCGCCGCCGCCTCTGGCGGACGATCTTCAGCCTGGCTTCCTCGACGAAGACAGATATATCGTTCCGTTCCATCAGGAAGAGGTCGCATCTAACTGGCGAATCGCTGCTGACTCGGCTTCGGAGTTCAATCACACCTTCATCCACAAGGAGGACGACCTCATCCACTATTGGCGGCAGCCCCTGCCGTTCGCGGAAACGCCAAGAAGTGACAATCCCTACGAGGGGTTCACTCTGCACGAGGGCCCTGGCCCTAAGGGATTCACTGATTCTTTCACGGACGTCATTCCGGTTTTCGAGTTCAAGATCGAATGTGACGATGAAGTTGAGGTTGTCCGGTCGGCGTACAACCCGATGACCGAGCAGGGGAGCCTAAGCGTCCAGGCCATTGATGCGACGTTGACACTGCCTTGTGGTCTGCGCATCGGCCCTTGGGGCGCAAATCCCGGCGATCCAGCGTCTGCCGACTACGTGCAGTACGAATGGTACGTCCCGGTCGACGAGACCCACCATCGCTACATCATCGCTTGGGCGAAGAAGGTGTCGTCGGAGGTCGAGGCGCTCAAGGTCGAGCACGACGTCCGCACTCGGTGGTCCTACATCGCGTACGACGGCTTCAACGCCAGCGACGTCCGCGCCAACGAAGGGTCTCAGCGCGCCTATTCCGAGGATGGGTACGAGTTCGGAGAGAAGGAGAACCTCTCGCGCATCGACGCCTACGTGCTCACGTGGAGACGGCTCGCGGCAAAGCATAACCGAGGCCTCCAGGTACGGTACGGCGGCAAGAAGTAG
- a CDS encoding Rieske 2Fe-2S domain-containing protein — MTWQVLCSAHEVVADEIKECTLPDGGRAIAVRFASGEVKVFQGTCPHQKRALADGDLYGDVLTCSAHMWEFDLQTGDGLNGTPAGLAEYPTKIEGDDVLVDASLVEPVALWR; from the coding sequence ATGACCTGGCAGGTGCTCTGTTCAGCGCATGAGGTCGTCGCTGACGAAATTAAGGAATGCACGCTCCCCGACGGCGGTAGGGCGATCGCCGTACGGTTTGCGTCCGGGGAGGTGAAGGTGTTCCAGGGGACGTGCCCGCACCAAAAACGAGCGCTGGCCGATGGGGACCTGTACGGTGATGTTCTCACTTGCAGCGCCCACATGTGGGAATTCGACCTGCAGACCGGGGATGGCCTTAACGGAACTCCGGCAGGGCTCGCCGAGTATCCGACAAAGATTGAGGGGGACGACGTTTTGGTTGACGCGTCCCTTGTCGAACCGGTAGCACTCTGGCGCTAA
- a CDS encoding NAD(P)/FAD-dependent oxidoreductase, with protein MSPTTVIVGSSVGGVGTARALRIAGYAGEVVLVGEERTLPYDKPPLSKALLAGTATAESIALITEQDAADAEIRLELGRAATHLDVAEKRVVLADGTALDFDDVVIATGARARPSPWGRPPGVHLLRTLDDAIALGEDLRRGGQLVVIGAGFIGAEVAATARGMGVEKVVVVDPIPVPLSRVLNPEVAGIFARLHQDRGVETRFGVEVSDIQMADDELEVLLSDGTVLPATTVVVGIGAIPNDDWLRNSGLQIDDGLICDEYSRAIGAPHVHAVGDVARWLHSRRGRLNRVEHWTNAVEQAGCVAHNITQPEQLRAYNPVEYVWSDQYDWNIQFVGRTDGELEYIVIDGSDPARSFAVLYAEPGGRLAGAVIVNWPRAAVASRRALLTPASLAETREVIVKLIKVPVGPLSADRPHSRQTRIHR; from the coding sequence ATGAGTCCGACCACCGTCATTGTCGGCTCTTCGGTCGGCGGAGTCGGTACGGCGCGGGCGCTGCGAATCGCGGGATACGCAGGGGAGGTGGTGCTCGTTGGCGAGGAAAGGACCCTTCCCTACGATAAGCCCCCGTTATCCAAGGCATTACTCGCGGGAACCGCAACTGCCGAGAGCATTGCGCTCATCACCGAGCAGGACGCCGCCGACGCTGAGATCCGGTTGGAGCTTGGCCGAGCTGCCACCCATCTTGACGTCGCTGAGAAGAGAGTTGTTCTCGCTGACGGCACCGCACTTGATTTCGATGACGTCGTGATCGCCACCGGCGCGCGTGCGCGGCCGTCGCCTTGGGGCCGCCCGCCTGGCGTCCATCTGCTCCGCACCCTGGATGACGCGATCGCGCTGGGTGAAGATCTGCGCCGTGGGGGGCAACTGGTCGTTATTGGCGCCGGCTTCATCGGCGCTGAGGTCGCTGCGACTGCTCGGGGTATGGGGGTGGAAAAGGTCGTCGTCGTCGATCCGATACCGGTACCCCTTAGCCGTGTGCTTAATCCGGAAGTTGCGGGGATCTTCGCTCGGCTTCACCAGGACCGCGGCGTTGAGACGCGCTTCGGCGTGGAAGTATCCGACATTCAGATGGCGGACGATGAGCTAGAGGTCCTGCTCTCCGATGGCACCGTCCTTCCCGCAACCACGGTCGTCGTCGGCATCGGTGCAATCCCGAATGATGATTGGCTGCGCAACTCTGGTCTGCAGATCGACGACGGTCTTATTTGTGACGAGTACAGCCGGGCTATCGGCGCGCCGCACGTGCACGCCGTCGGGGACGTCGCGCGTTGGCTTCACAGTCGCCGCGGCCGTCTGAACCGGGTCGAACACTGGACCAACGCGGTCGAGCAGGCTGGCTGCGTCGCCCACAACATCACCCAGCCCGAGCAACTGAGGGCATATAATCCGGTCGAGTACGTTTGGAGTGACCAGTACGACTGGAATATCCAGTTTGTCGGGCGTACTGATGGCGAACTCGAGTACATAGTGATCGACGGCTCAGACCCGGCCCGTTCGTTTGCCGTGCTCTACGCTGAGCCTGGCGGCAGGTTGGCAGGCGCAGTCATCGTCAACTGGCCTAGGGCTGCCGTCGCTTCGCGGAGAGCCTTGCTTACTCCTGCCTCACTGGCGGAGACCCGAGAGGTAATCGTTAAATTGATCAAGGTGCCAGTCGGGCCACTGAGCGCCGATAGGCCGCATTCTCGCCAAACCCGGATACACCGTTGA
- a CDS encoding transposase yields MIERRGIGPVSAAQAIESFSPGRCRNDAAFALAGARPLQASSGRTVRHRLHRGGDRALNRASRTIAVTRMRDCPTTQAYVARRPAEGRNPKEIRRCLKRYIARQLSPSLTTAMTRTVEATG; encoded by the coding sequence TTGATCGAGCGTCGTGGCATCGGCCCGGTCAGCGCCGCCCAGGCCATCGAGTCGTTCTCCCCCGGGCGGTGCCGCAACGACGCCGCGTTCGCCCTGGCCGGTGCCAGACCACTGCAGGCCAGCAGCGGGCGCACCGTGCGGCACCGGCTCCACCGGGGCGGGGACCGCGCGCTGAACCGGGCCTCGCGCACCATCGCCGTGACGCGGATGCGCGACTGCCCGACCACCCAGGCCTACGTCGCCCGCCGCCCCGCCGAAGGCAGGAACCCGAAGGAGATCCGGCGTTGCCTGAAGCGGTACATCGCCCGCCAGCTCTCCCCCTCCCTGACCACCGCGATGACCCGCACCGTCGAGGCCACCGGATGA
- a CDS encoding GntR family transcriptional regulator, which yields MAISQADEDSAALASAQSATDRAYSTILRNTLTGKYRAGERLTESRLTADLGLSRIPVREALKRLALDGVIDLHRHRGATIRVTTRRDIAEFFQVRSMLESNSAAAAAGRIREPSCDAERGRLIDHMLRLQEWTAAPESCGKEEYAKHNHQFHQLIIDLGGNQLVVKFWDSLQLPVQRLSFFQRYRLADLKASMNDHFRIAESILAGDSRAAERYAREHSNRVAAAVHGLPDHEFNLVLNPGLISSPGDM from the coding sequence GTGGCGATAAGCCAAGCGGACGAGGACAGCGCAGCTCTGGCGTCGGCGCAGTCGGCTACAGACAGGGCGTACTCCACGATCCTGCGCAACACCTTGACAGGAAAGTACCGTGCTGGCGAACGCCTGACGGAGTCTCGACTGACGGCCGATTTAGGCCTGAGTCGTATTCCGGTTCGCGAGGCCCTCAAACGGCTAGCACTAGATGGGGTGATCGACTTGCATCGACACCGAGGTGCCACCATCCGCGTCACAACACGGAGAGATATAGCAGAGTTCTTTCAGGTTCGTTCCATGCTTGAGAGCAACAGCGCAGCCGCTGCGGCGGGACGCATCAGAGAGCCATCTTGCGATGCCGAGCGGGGCCGCCTCATCGATCACATGCTAAGGCTGCAGGAATGGACTGCAGCCCCGGAGTCCTGCGGGAAAGAAGAATACGCGAAACACAACCATCAATTTCATCAGTTAATTATTGATCTTGGTGGGAACCAGCTTGTCGTAAAGTTCTGGGACAGTCTTCAGCTTCCCGTGCAGCGGCTCAGCTTTTTCCAGCGATACCGGCTGGCGGACCTAAAGGCTTCGATGAACGACCATTTCCGCATCGCAGAGTCGATCCTTGCTGGCGACAGCCGCGCGGCCGAGCGCTACGCCCGGGAACACTCCAATCGCGTCGCCGCGGCCGTCCACGGCTTGCCCGACCACGAGTTCAATCTCGTATTGAACCCAGGACTTATTTCGTCGCCGGGGGATATGTAA
- a CDS encoding VOC family protein, translated as MNIEQLGYLGINAQQPEAFSTYATDILGLQPVRGDGDRRYFRMDDHHHRLIVEPAEVNGGAYYGWQVADSDALTAAADEVQRSGVEVTAATQEELEVRRVSSMVHFQDPGGHRVELYAGPSRTSDGFTSPRGIPGFVAGDLGLGHIVLLSDKFAETQKFYTDILGFDVSDYMIEKPFSAVFMRTNPRHHSIAIGDASFFGAPNILHHFLLEVEDPDDVGRSWDLVVERNVPVTMSIGRHTNDNMFSFYVESPAGVNTEFGSGGVLVDEDTWQACEIPGPDVWGHKH; from the coding sequence GTGAACATCGAACAGCTCGGGTACCTCGGGATCAACGCGCAGCAGCCAGAAGCTTTCTCCACCTACGCGACCGATATCTTGGGTCTACAGCCCGTGCGCGGGGATGGGGACCGGCGCTACTTTCGCATGGATGATCATCATCATCGCCTCATCGTAGAACCTGCCGAGGTTAATGGCGGGGCTTACTACGGCTGGCAGGTGGCTGACTCCGACGCGCTCACGGCCGCCGCCGACGAGGTGCAGCGCAGCGGCGTCGAGGTCACTGCTGCCACGCAGGAGGAGCTGGAGGTGCGCAGAGTTTCCAGCATGGTGCACTTTCAGGATCCCGGTGGTCATCGTGTGGAGCTGTACGCCGGCCCGAGTCGAACTAGCGATGGCTTCACATCACCTCGAGGGATTCCCGGATTCGTAGCCGGAGACCTCGGCTTGGGACACATCGTGCTCTTGAGTGACAAGTTTGCCGAAACCCAAAAGTTCTATACTGACATTCTTGGGTTCGACGTCAGCGACTATATGATCGAGAAGCCGTTCAGCGCAGTCTTCATGCGCACCAATCCGCGTCACCATAGCATCGCGATCGGCGACGCAAGCTTCTTTGGCGCACCGAATATCCTGCATCACTTCTTGCTTGAAGTGGAAGACCCGGACGACGTCGGCCGCTCCTGGGACCTCGTTGTAGAGCGAAACGTCCCGGTCACTATGTCCATTGGCCGCCACACGAACGACAATATGTTCTCGTTCTACGTTGAGTCACCGGCTGGGGTCAACACCGAATTTGGCTCGGGTGGCGTTCTTGTCGATGAGGACACCTGGCAGGCGTGTGAAATTCCCGGACCAGATGTCTGGGGCCACAAGCACTGA